One Hemitrygon akajei chromosome 21, sHemAka1.3, whole genome shotgun sequence genomic region harbors:
- the map1ab gene encoding microtubule-associated protein 1A isoform X2 — MATAAGSDTLPGVCEVPEPGPLQDQHHGERHPAPASHQRHYILIVIGEISTDNQLRSAILHVEQGVRSWDVDLTAFDLDQQLRLFVTRHSAQFSSEVRGQKTLHHRSDELETVVLVNPTESTVTSEVHSLVTDSSRHKLLILCGQTTEQAGDLILQTGTYTFQRFVETFADSEVTELLSSAEADTKACITVCHPGEGDWNNLKQHNLQGFINIQLNPVPTLPEMDGVSEFTEYLTESVEVPSPFDLLEPPTSGGFLKLSKPCCYIFPGGRGDSALFAVNGFNILVDGGSERKSCFWKLVRHLDRIDSILLTHIGADNLPGINGLLQRKIAELDEEQSQGSTTYSDWIKNLISPELGVVFFNVPDKLKMQESSMKVKRSIEEACLTLQYLTKLGVKPEPLNRVVGATIDPIPLFHKMGVGRLDMYILNPVKDSKEMQFLMQKWAGNSKAKTGIILPNGKEGEISVPYLTSITALVVWHPANPSEKIVRVLFPGNAPQNKILEGLEKLKHLDFLKYPVATQKDLIGGLTPPVVKQTKMRQRTDSKESLKSSPKPAAPKPVKKEEPTEETVTKHPEVKAEVLKENKLEKKEEKKGKTEVEKATTDIIKTEKKKLSKEKTVKKHAKDKQAKSEEKKDKEKKEIKKEKKEVKKEDVKKEEKKEVKKDEKKKEKEAKKESKKLLKADLKPFTPEVRKTLHKVKVPGKKTEVKGKVSKGKDEVEPKAEPTLAKPAPPEPTAAQLREERSIMSSPEDLSKDFEQLRTEEAAKVEAVCVEAARGPGEVEEMAEVEEKKPPDQLKASPGQEEIARPPDVDSKAPLESAEEIISAAAKEVSPPEEEVIRQPEPSVEKILEDESVALEESLEMSELEEKVVMVKKDEEALTKDRLEPRRDEEPEEYQAEEQVAPPETLGKEIGRKDEEEEMEKCERYIESMETREQVEESEGEEVVEKAELEETVEAVDEDKKVKAKEKERALHEDLGDQLHPSEKQDKDVFERETLPAEKQVPLQEAKVVKAKEDSVPTQLLPAPGPAGEPISYIQDETIPGYSETEQTISDEEIHDEQEDQISHLRYEVDTYDISVPDDTRSFDAVHGMKEIKAMAGAKGFTREEPEIVIYPSEIVAAPLAEEEHISSAASITECDKLSSFATSMAEDQSVASVTAPQTEETGKSSLLLDTVNSMASSRTEATQGRDYIPSAGTISPTSSLEEDKYFKSPPSEDSHPIVEVAKMEEEEEEEEDQTPNVEVPTKLKEQYTAMFPEKTGPSPFLPDAFTTADQTMDVRGTDAKPKHALHFVTDLPESDEKCISPDESTVKMASPTQSGPTSAGHTPFHQSPVEERTDSVETELEDQAAQETSIATEEPLRSEDLPGSRESPLGDLPPKPDSLRESALPCPPSSDLQHPEPTSKEDLMHSQEFRAIEKMEKDAHETEHATTEKMERDIQDWKPTLTKVEIPEEKPAAAEKLREELLEEGEDAAKVEKEAVKKSAAPEEAESFVPESKPAKSEPEKTLDLLEQKPEPVEKIDKEEPSAFTEKITKETSVKEPAVADIVEQKTISLDEGKTKEEDLGKISLDMGRSEKMESEKISLDERPGDVDKIAEEMLDKKSISDRKIEQKEMDISLEVGKCEEEEMEKKTVKAEQMDKDLQKIPEDISKTEHEMEKMSIDVGKSEKEELKKDVTIHTEMVKEELDTKPIDVEHLEKEKGAGEIEKTVKEELKTKSIDVEDLEKEKAGEIEKTVKEELKTKSIDVEHLEKETGAGEIEKTIKEELKTKSIDVEDLEKEKGAGEIEKMVKEELKTKSIDIEYLEKEKGAGEVEKMLKEELKTKPIDVELWEKEEGAGAIEKIDHKLPEEKSIEIGKTESGKSEKITTDASKIEKELEKGHGDVGMIEKEELEKKIGDKELEKMSIVVGKTEEMESEKEDWGKVPGDVVKIEPEMLEKKCIDDGKVEDKELARITMDVVKSEKEDLEKRSGDVGKIEQEIVEKSIDTKVEHKELEKISSDISKSEKNDLEKRLGDREKTEQEISEKESVDDIEHKELDKICVGVGKSEQEELEMESPDTAKLSRVDLESELGKKVEDVEKMDKELPEKKVLDAIKKDEDILQTKPADVLESGVVDLGKLEKGPEKKPAEVEKVEKYGLEMEQIAEKVDKDAQLKISGELEERIEKLQATTTEKYPVADLEKGYAPTEDVHFKADYSPATTEVDITEKYITEKQDQLKGQGERIAEAAYSSEDQDLPDVMELIPTAGKLKSKEEISKEPLPKDMTLADQKDKMSPVELKEENLLNKLLISEPSLYLKGELEGQVVDKAESVCVPEDVTTKPDTWEPLVGRKSPRGDEVSPSETEGLSIGKAELVSTDSKPAVDYSKWNPPSYESQSYMQEESRVSSGLPHTPSPEDWPTEKFTGEVRLAGSEDKEKGSEVHYSYYTDEKSSSGFDYSWSVEPGSSQLPPASDSAFEKERDLSLESKPLTTPFPQSEDLWTGAESKLTAVSTTVVTALETAKEPAGEKEMKKLDVLPGEALRKEEKTSQEQAYPPPDGSLYTSVFKESEALTGGKDFALGEQTYGHTMHPPSEQQAVSFTQLDYQSVTCSEAKWNSFGLVAGECYTCTSVGGDKDADTEVKAFSYSEVDEKSKLPGLEDLCKSQKEVEPLAFHQLSQPLDTPFGVAWETREAEKEATLRMSPSEKEPSQHSPLGEEQPTHATTETRTERPLGYSQIPELPSPLAPSAKDVPLTDAEDKPHSELKLEPSLGEGTSDSLSPISPEGRKTLALSSPESKDSSSSSLVYTEGPHIDSSMFGTSAAKQKAPESSVLGYYGKEAGESSSDSELEKGSKDKSEKEQPKGEKGASCLQADLDWRARSPSPQPPWTQQHQLEPTLPGTAEQQPRERSPAKSEEEQLSLGHQDPGTLTPSHHKEALQSFPCELDYPCTKAAEEEEHSKVPSTPSHTPSPEDPPSEIFTGEIAKVAKVEGQDPSKAKPQEGQFEQWGPDSLGLGQGLPPTGQGLLTTQQELWAVSAKHSCADKEEKPSAATLEYSSLAKEKLSAVPLPNEGLKDKYLEVSQDAFAPSPTQDLAPSSPGPARDQSASDSSGSGPSAEGTSSQRPVEGLHLTLEAGTPARSLDEVSPLVPADKAVCQAAEAEEVTLVEHSPAYLCDIEDSTLSCRIECQGSAPKAEAEDLGGDFQTAKPGPGAGGPTERQAPGLPPPLATPEANGPTETGFASVPAWSLLGQERDASTSLDPASKIELAARPSSLPPSQGTTLRSSEGSGPQPRGTGSSFSCSDHKLLKGELSPSFINPSPQLEMEEDIRPQATSRGVEDTWRPEVPGQLRPDSPPTSGSESPPLNSDSDVPPETEDCPSITAEGPIDSDEDGDFLPVDKGTGTTLHPRPGPDPLPAPAADPQPQPPPPDVCMVDPEVLGGDPGRLLRKELKDKAKGTRKTAKSKAASPGRKADSKTKHPTTPAKSASPKEPGERSPKASASKKKEREAAEKPTRASKAGETQLSRAEDRDDVSRSSQPSPGKALVNGIKSTSAPTNTKSSSGVPAGPPVYVDLAYIPNHCSGKNVDQEFFKRVRSSYYVVSGNDPGSGEPSRAVLDALLDGKAQWGNNLQVTLIPTHDTEVTREWYQQTHERQQNLNIMVLASSSTVVMQDESFPACKIEF; from the exons GCCAGAAGACTCTCCACCACAGGAGCGATGAGCTGGAGACCGTGGTCTTGGTGAACCCTACGGAAAGCACCGTCACCTCTGAG GTTCACTCCCTCGTGACAGACTCATCCCGCCACAAGCTCTTGATTCTGTGTGGGCAAACCACCGAACAAGCAGGAGACTTGATTCTACAGACCGGAACATACACTTTTCAGAGATTCGTCGAGACCTTTGCAGATTCCGAG GTGACAGAACTACTGAGCAGTGCTGAAGCCGATACCAAGGCTTGCATTACCGTCTGTCACCCTGGCGAAGGAGATTGGAACAACCTCAAGCAACACAATCTCCAGGGATTCATCAATATTCAGCTGAACCCGGTGCCCACCCTGCCCGAGATGGATGGCGTCTCTGAATTCACAGAGTACCTCACAGAATCCGTCGAGGTGCCCTCGCCCTTTGACCTGCTGGAACCTCCGACCTCGGGGGGCTTCCTCAAGCTCTCCAAGCCATGCTGCTACATCTTCCCTGGTGGGAGGGGCGACTCGGCGCTCTTCGCTGTCAACGGCTTCAACATCCTGGTGGACGGCGGTTCCGAGAGGAAGTCATGCTTCTGGAAGCTGGTGCGTCACCTGGACAGGATCGACTCAATCCTACTGACGCACATCGGGGCCGACAATCTGCCCGGGATTAACGGGCTTTTGCAGAGAAAGATTGCAGAACTGGACGAGGAGCAGTCGCAGGGCTCCACAACTTACAGTGACTGGATCAAGAACCTTATCTCCCCAGAGCTGGGTGTGGTTTTCTTCAACGTACCCGACAAACTGAAGATGCAGGAGTCCTCCATGAAGGTTAAGAGGAGCATTGAAGAAGCCTGCTTAACACTACAGTACCTGACTAAACTGGGAGTCAAACCAGAGCCTCTCAATAGGGTTGTTGGAGCTACTATTGACCCTATTCCACTATTCCACAAAATGGGAGTTGGCCGATTAGACATGTACATCCTTAATCCAGTGAAAGACAGCAAGGAAATGCAATTCCTAATGCAAAAGTGGGCCGGGAACAGCAAAGCAAAGACTGGCATCATTCTTCCCAATGGCAAAGAGGGTGAGATTTCAGTCCCATACCTCACATCCATCACAGCTCTGGTTGTGTGGCACCCAGCCAATCCCTCCGAGAAGATAGTCCGAGTGTTGTTCCCTGGCAACGCACCGCAGAACAAGATCTTGGAAGGGCTGGAGAAGCTGAAGCACCTGGACTTCCTCAAATACCCAGTGGCCACACAGAAGGACCTCATTGGTGGTttaaccccacctgtggtgaagCAGACGAAGATGAGGCAGAGGACGGACAGCAAAGAGAGCCTCAAGTCCTCGCCGAAGCCAGCTGCCCCCAAGCCAGTGAAAAAGGAAGAGCCCACGGAGGAGACGGTGACAAAACACCCCGAGGTTAAGGCGGAGGTGCTGAAGGAGAACAAGTTAGAAAAGAAGGAGGAgaagaaggggaaaacagaagtgGAGAAGGCCACAACAGATATAATTAAAACAGAGAAGAAAAAATTGTCCAAGGAGAAGACTGTCAAAAAACATGCAAAAGACAAGCAGGCAAAATCAGAAGAAAAGAAAGACAAGGAGAAAAAAGAGATTAAAAAGGAGAAGAAAGAGGTTAAGAAGGAAGATGTGAAAAAAGAGGAGAAAAAGGAGGTTAAGAAAGATgagaagaagaaggaaaaggaggccaAGAAGGAGTCAAAGAAACTGCTTAAAGCTGATTTAAAGCCTTTCACTCCAGAAGTCAGAAAAACACTACACAAGGTGAAGGTGCCGGGCAAGAAAACAGAAGTCAAAGGCAAAGTTTCTAAAGGAAAAGATGAGGTGGAGCCAAAGGCTGAGCCCACCCTGGCCAAACCAGCACCTCCAGAGCCAACGGCCGCTCAGTTACGTGAGGAGAGGTCTATCATGTCTTCACCAGAGGACCTATCCAAGGACTTTGAACAGCTGAGGACTGAAGAAGCGGCCAAAGTTGAGGCTGTTTGTGTAGAGGCAGCCAGAGGTCCTGGCGAAGTGGAAGAAATGGCTGAGGTGGAGGAGAAAAAACCTCCAGACCAGCTGAAGGCCAGCCCTGGACAGGAGGAGATTGCCAGACCACCTGACGTCGACTCTAAGGCCCCTCTAGAATCTGCAGAGGAGATAATCTCAGCAGCTGCAAAGGAAGTGTCACCTCCAGAGGAGGAGGTCATCCGCCAGCCTGAACCCTCGGTAGAGAAGATCCTGGAAGATGAAAGTGTCGCCTTGGAAGAGTCGCTGGAAATGAGCGAGTTGGAAGAAAAAGTGGTTATGGTAAAAAAGGATGAAGAAGCTCTCACTAAGGACAGGTTAGAGCCCCGACGCGATGAAGAGCCTGAGGAATACCAGGCTGAAGAACAAGTGGCACCTCCAGAAACACTGGGAAAAGAGATCGGAAGGAAGGATGAAGAGGAAGAAATGGAGAAGTGTGAGCGATACATTGAATCGATGGAGACAAGGGAGCAGGTTGAGGAAAGTGAGGGTGAAGAGGTGGTGGAGAAAGCAGAACTGGAAGAAACGGTGGAAGCCGTGGATGAAGACAAGAAggtaaaagccaaggaaaaggaACGTGCACTCCACGAGGACCTGGGAGACCAGCTGCACCCCAGTGAGAAACAAGACAAGGATGTTTTTGAGCGTGAAACACTTCCGGCTGAGAAGCAGGTTCCACTACAAGAAGCCAAAGTAGTGAAGGCCAAGGAAGACTCAGTGCCAACACAGCTCCTGCCTGCTCCCGGACCAGCGGGCGAGCCCATCTCGTACATCCAGGATGAAACCATTCCCGGCTATTCTGAGACAGAGCAAACTATTTCCGACGAAGAGATTCATGATGAACAAGAGGACCAGATATCTCACCTAAGATACGAAGTCGACACATATGACATCTCCGTGCCAGACGACACAAGGTCGTTCGATGCCGTTCATGGAATGAAGGAGATCAAGGCCATGGCAGGAGCCAAGGGCTTTACGAGGGAGGAGCCCGAGATAGTCATCTATCCCTCGGAGATCGTTGCAGCCCCACTGGCTGAGGAAGAGCACATCTCTTCCGCGGCTTCCATCACCGAATGTGATAAGCTCTCTTCCTTTGCCACGTCCATGGCAGAGGATCAGTCAGTGGCTTCAGTAACGGCACCCCAGACTGAGGAGACCGGGAAGAGTTCCCTGTTGCTGGACACTGTCAACAGCATGGCCTCCTCCAGGACAGAGGCCACCCAGGGCAGAGACTACATCCCATCCGCGGGCACCATATCCCCAACTTCATCGTTGGAGGAGGACAAGTACTTCAAATCACCACCTTCTGAAGACTCTCACCCCATTGTCGAAGTTGCCaaaatggaggaggaggaggaggaagaggaggaccAGACACCAAATGTTGAGGTTCCGACTAAGCTTAAAGAGCAATACACTGCGATGTTCCCAGAAAAGACCGGTCCATCTCCCTTCCTGCCAGACGCGTTTACCACTGCCGACCAAACCATGGATGTTCGGGGTACTGATGCCAAGCCTAAACACGCCCTGCATTTCGTCACAGACTTGCCAGAAAGCGATGAGAAGTGTATCAGCCCTGACGAAAGCACAGTGAAAATGGCCTCGCCTACTCAGTCAGGTCCCACCAGTGCAGGACACACCCCTTTCCACCAGTCGCCAGTTGAAGAGAGAACTGACTCTGTTGAGACTGAGCTGGAAGATCAGGCAGCACAGGAAACATCCATAGCCACTGAGGAACCACTTAGAAGTGAAGACTTGCCGGGTTCCAGGGAGAGTCCTCTTGGTGACTTGCCACCAAAGCCCGACTCCCTCAGAGAATCTGCTCTGCCTTGTCCACCAAGCTCTGACCTCCAGCATCCTGAGCCGACTTCAAAAGAGGATCTGATGCACTCACAGGAGTTCCGAGCAATAGAGAAGATGGAAAAAGACGCCCACGAGACTGAACATGCAACGACCGAGAAAATGGAGAGGGATATTCAGGACTGGAAGCCCACTCTGACCAAGGTGGAGATCCCCGAGGAGAAACCGGCAGCTGCTGAGAAGCTCAGAGAAGAACTCCTTGAGGAAGGAGAGGATGCTGCAAAGGTGGAAAAAGAAGCAGTGAAGAAATCTGCTGCTCCTGAAGAGGCAGAAAGCTTTGTCCCAGAATCAAAACCCGCAAAATCTGAACCCGAAAAGACTTTGGATCTTCTGGAACAGAAACCCGAGCCTGTCGAAAAAATAGACAAAGAGGAGCCATCTGCCTTTACTGAGAAGATAACTAAAGAGACTTCAGTGAAGGAACCTGCAGTAGCAGATATCGTAGAACAAAAGACAATCTCTCTTGACGAGGGAAAGACAAAGGAGGAAGACTTGGGGAAGATCTCTCTTGATATGGGAAGGAGTGAGAAAATGGAAAGTGAGAAAATCAGTTTGGATGAGAGACCTGGAGATGTTGACAAAATTGCAGAAGAAATGTTAGACAAGAAGTCCATCAGTGATAGAAAAATTGAACAGAAGGAAATGGATATCTCCCTTGAAGTTGGAAAATGTGAGGAGGAGGAAATGGAGAAGAAAACTGTCAAAGCTGAGCAGATGGATAAAGATCTGCAGAAAATTCCTGAAGATATTAGCAAAACTGAACATGAAATGGAGAAAATGTCTATTGACGTTGGAAAGAGTGAGAAGGAAGAATTGAAGAAAGATGTCACAATTCATACAGAGATGGTTAAAGAGGAATTAGACACAAAACCTATTGATGTTGAACATTTGGAAAAGGAAAAAGGAGCTGGTGAGATTGAAAAGACAGTTAAAGAAGAATTGAAGACaaaatctattgatgttgaagaTTTGGAAAAGGAAAAAGCTGGTGAGATTGAAAAGACAGTTAAAGAAGAATTGAAGACAAAATCTATAGATGTTGAACATTTGGAAAAGGAAACAGGAGCTGGTGAGATTGAAAAGACAATAAAAGAAGAATTGAAGACAAAATCTATCGATGTTGAAGATTTGGAAAAGGAAAAAGGAGCTGGTGAGATTGAAAAGATGGTTAAAGAAGAATTGAAGACAAAATCTATCGACATTGAATATTTGGAAAAGGAAAAAGGAGCTGGTGAGGTTGAAAAGATGCTTAAAGAAGAATTAAAGACAAAACCTATCGATGTTGAACTTTGGGAAAAGGAAGAAGGAGCTGGTGCGATTGAAAAGATTGACCACAAGTTGCCTGAGGAGAAATCTATTGAGATTGGAAAGACTGAATCTGGGAAATCAGAGAAAATAACTACAGATGCTAGTAAGATTGAGAAAGAACTGGAAAAAGGACATGGAGATGTTGGAATGATTGAAAAAGAGGAGCTGGAAAAGAAGATTGGAGACAAGGAATTGGAGAAAATGTCTATAGTTGTTGGAAAGACTGAGGAaatggagagtgagaaagaggatTGGGGAAAGGTGCCAGGAGATGTTGTGAAGATTGAACCAGAGATGTTAGAGAAGAAATGTATTGATGATGGCAAGGTTGAAGATAAGGAGCTGGCAAGGATTACTATGGATGTCGTCAAAAGTGAGAAAGAGGATTTGGAAAAGAGATCTGGAGATGTTGGAAAGATAGAACAAGAGATAGTGGAGAAGTCTATTGATACCAAAGTTGAACACAAAGAATTAGAGAAGATCTCATCTGATATTAGTAAGAGTGAGAAAAATGATTTGGAAAAGAGACTTGGAGATAGGGAAAAGACTGAACAAGAAATTTCAGAGAAGGAATCTGTTGATGATATTGAACACAAAGAATTGGACAAGATCTGTGTGGGTGTTGGAAAGAGTGAACAAGAGGAGCTGGAGATGGAATCACCAGACACTGCAAAACTATCGAGGGTGGACCTAGAGAGCGAACTGGGAAAGAAAGTTGAAGATGTTGAAAAGATGGACAAAGAGCTTCCAGAGAAAAAAGTTCTAGATGCCATAAAGAAAGATGAAGACATCTTGCAGACAAAACCAGCAGATGTTTTGGAGAGTGGAGTTGTAGACTTGGGAAAATTGGAAAAAGGCCCAGAGAAGAAACCTGCAGAGGTTGAGAAGGTGGAAAAGTATGGGTTAGAAATGGAACAAATAGCAGAAAAAGTGGACAAGGATGCACAGTTAAAGATATCAGGCGAATTAGAAGAAAGAATAGAAAAATTACAAGCTACAACAACTGAAAAATACCCCGTTGCTGATTTGGAAAAGGGGTATGCACCAACCGAAGATGTCCATTTTAAAGCTGACTACTCTCCAGCTACAACTGAAGTCGATATAACAGAAAAATATATTACTGAGAAACAAGACCAACTGAAAGGTCAAGGAGAAAGAATAGCAGAGGCAGCATATTCATCAGAAGATCAAGATCTTCCTGATGTTATGGAACTAATACCAACTGCCGGGAAGCTGAAAAGCAAGGAAGAAATTTCAAAAGAACCTCTCCCTAAAGACATGACATTAGCAGACCAGAAGGACAAAATGAGTCCTGTAGAACTGAAAGAGGAAAATTTACTGAACAAGCTGTTAATATCGGAACCTTCGCTGTATCTGAAGGGTGAACTCGAGGGCCAGGTAGTGGATAAAGCAGAATCTGTCTGTGTGCCTGAAGATGTCACCACAAAACCAGATACATGGGAACCCCTTGTTGGACGCAAGAGCCCCAGAGGAGACGAGGTGTCCCCTTCAGAGACAGAGGGACTATCGATAGGCAAAGCAGAGTTGGTGAGCACTGACTCGAAGCCTGCGGTCGATTATAGCAAGTGGAATCCCCCTTCGTATGAATCTCAATCCTATATGCAGGAAGAATCCAGGGTTAGCAGTGGTCTGCCCCACACGCCATCTCCCGAGGACTGGCCAACTGAGAAATTCACAGGAGAGGTTCGACTAGCTGGGAGTGAAGATAAAGAAAAAGGCAGTGAAGTCCATTATTCTTACTACACAGATGAAAAGTCTTCCTCTGGGTTTGACTACTCTTGGTCTGTTGAGCCAGGAAGCAGCCAGCTTCCGCCTGCCTCTGACAGTGCCTTTGAGAAGGAGCGGGACCTCTCTCTGGAGTCAAAGCCTTTAACTACACCTTTCCCACAATCTGAGGACTTGTGGACAGGGGCAGAGTCAAAGCTCACTGCTGTGTCCACCACTGTAGTGACAGCTCTGGAAACGGCAAAAGAACCAGCAGGCGAGAAGGAAATGAAGAAGTTGGATGTCCTTCCTGGAGAAGCCCTGAGAAAAGAAGAGAAAACTTCTCAGGAGCAGGCCTACCCTCCACCAGACGGGAGTCTGTACACATCCGTGTTCAAGGAGAGTGAAGCCTTGACAGGTGGAAAGGATTTTGCACTTGGTGAACAAACCTACGGTCATACAATGCATCCTCCTAGTGAACAGCAGGCAGTTTCCTTCACTCAATTAGATTACCAGTCGGTGACCTGTTCAGAGGCAAAAtggaacagttttgggcttgtTGCCGGGGAATGCTACACTTGCACTTCAGTAGGGGGAGATAAGGATGCAGATACTGAGGTGAAAGCATTCAGTTACTCTGAGGTGGATGAGAAGAGCAAGCTCCCGGGGCTTGAGGACCTCTGCAAGTCACAAAAGGAGGTTGAGCCTCTTGCATTCCATCAGCTGTCACAGCCACTGGACACCCCATTCGGGGTGGCCTGGGAAACCAGAGAGGCAGAGAAAGAAGCCACACTCCGCATGTCACCGTCAGAAAAGGAACCCTCCCAGCACAGCCCCCTGGGCGAGGAGCAACCAACACATGCGACAACTGAAACGAGGACTGAGAGGCCGCTGGGATATTCCCAAATTCCAGAACTTCCCTCGCCCCTCGCTCCATCAGCGAAAGATGTCCCATTGACTGATGCCGAGGACAAGCCGCATTCTGAGCTGAAGCTGGAGCCCAGTTTGGGCGAAGGAACCTCAGACTCTCTCAGCCCTATCTCTCCCGAAGGAAGGAAGACTTTGGCCCTAAGCAGCCCGGAGTCCAAAGACAGCTCTTCCTCCTCGCTAGTGTACACAGAAGGGCCCCACATTGATTCTAGCATGTTTGGGACCAGTGCAGCcaagcagaaagcaccagagtCGAGTGTCCTGGGATACTATGGGAAGGAAGCGGGTGAGAGCAGTAGTGACTCTGAACTGGAAAAAGGTTCCAAGGACAAGTCAGAGAAGGAGCAGCCCAAAGGAGAAAAGGGAGCGAGCTGTCTACAAGCAGATCTAGATTGGAGGGCTCGCTCCCCCAGCCCCCAGCCCCCTTGGACACAGCAACACCAGCTGGAGCCCACGTTGCCGGGAACTGCGGAACAGCAGCCACGGGAGCGGAGTCCAGCAAAGTCTGAGGAGGAACAGCTCTCTCTTGGCCACCAGGATCCAGGCACCCTGACTCCCAGTCACCACAAGGAAGCCCTGCAGAGCTTTCCCTGCGAACTGGACTACCCCTGCACCAAAGCagcagaggaggaggagcatTCCAAAGTTCCTTCCACTCCTTCCCACACACCAtctcctgaggacccaccaagCGAGATATTTACAGGAGAGATTGCCAAAGTTGCAAAGGTGGAGGGGCAAGATCCCAGCAAAGCCAAACCCCAGGAGGGGCAGTTTGAGCAATGGGGCCCTGATTCCCTTGGCCTAGGCCAGGGCCTTCCACCCACTGGCCAGGGACTCCTAACCACCCAGCAGGAGCTCTGGGCAGTCAGTGCCAAACATTCCTGCGCAGACAAGGAGGAGAAACCCTCTGCTGCTACCTTGGAATATTCTTCCTTGGCCAAGGAGAAGTTGTCTGCAGTTCCTCTCCCCAACGAAGGCCTGAAGGACAAATATTTGGAAGTATCCCAAGATGCCTTTGCTCCAAGCCCCACCCAGGACcttgctccctcctcacctggaccaGCCCGTGATCAGAGTGCCAGCGACTCATCAGGGAGTGGGCCTTCAGCGGAGGGGACCAGTTCCCAAAGGCCTGTTGAGGGGTTGCACCTGACCCTCGAGGCTGGAACCCCAGCAAGGAGTCTGGATGAAGTGTCACCCTTGGTTCCTGCGGACAAGGCCGTATGCCAGGCTGCTGAAGCCGAGGAGGTGACCCTGGTAGAACACAGCCCGGCCTATCTGTGTGATATTGAGGACTCCACCTTGTCCTGCAGGATCGAGTGCCAGGGGTCAGCCCCTAAAGCAGAAGCTGAAGATTTGGGAGGGGATTTCCAGACTGCCAAACCTGGGCCAGGAGCGGGAGGCCCAACTGAGCGCCAGGCCCCAGGCCTGCCACCTCCCCTGGCCACACCAGAAGCCAATGGGCCAACAGAGACAGGTTTTGCCTCAGTGCCAGCCTGGAGCTTGCTGGGCCAGGAAAGGGATGCAAGCACCAGCCTGGATCCAGCCTCGAAGATTGAGCTAGCAGCCCGGCCATCTTCACTTCCTCCGTCCCAGGGGACGACACTGCGGTCCTCAGAAGGGTCTGGACCTCAGCCCAGAGGCACTGGGTCTAGCTTCTCCTGTAGTGACCACAAGCTCCTGAAGGGTGAGCTGTCACCGTCCTTCATTAACCCCAGTCCCCAGCTGGAAATGGAGGAGGACATTCGCCCCCAGGCCACGAGTAGGGGGGTGGAGGATACCTGGAGGCCGGAAGTCCCAGGGCAACTGCGCCCTGATAGTCCACCCACTTCTGGCAGCGAGTCACCACCCCTCAATTCAGACTCGGACGTGCCACCTGAGACAGAGGACTGCCCCTCCATTACAGCTGAGGGGCCCATCGACTCGGACGAGGACGGCGACTTCCTGCCAGTGGACAAAGGCACTGGCACCACACTCCACCCGCGGCCAGGTCCTGACCCGCTGCCCGCCCCTGCCGCGGACCCCCAGCCCCAGCCTCCACCACCTGACGTCTGCATGGTGGACCCCGAGGTGCTAGGTGGTGATCCGGGCCGGCTGCTGAGGAAGGAGCTGAAAGACAAGGCCAAGGGCACCAGGAAGACGGCCAAGTCCAAGGCAGCCTCACCAGGCCGCAAGGCTGACAGCAAAACCAAGCACCCCACCACTCCTGCCAAGTCCGCCTCACCCAAAGAGCCCGGTGAGAGGTCGCCGAAGGCGTCAGCCAGCAagaagaaggagagggaggcggcTGAGAAACCGACTCGAGCCTCCAAGGCCGGCGAGACTCAATTATCCCGGGCTGAGGACAGGGACGACGTCTCCAGGTCCAGCCAGCCCAGCCCAGGCAAGGCGCTGGTGAATGGGATCAAGTCCACCTCAG CTCCCACCAATACCAAGAGCAGCTCAGGAGTCCCCGCGGGCCCTCCTGTGTATGTCGACCTGGCGTACATTCCCAACCACTGCAGCGGGAAGAATGTCGACCAGGAATTCTTCAAGCGTGTACGATCCTCCTATTACGTGGTGAGCGGGAACGACCCTGGAAGCGGAGAGCCGAGCCGGGCCGTGTTGGATGCCCTGTTGGATGGGAAGGCCCAATGGGGGAACAACCTTCAG GTGACGCTAATCCCGACCCACGACACGGAAGTCACGCGTGAGTGGTACCAGCAGACCCACGAGAGGCAGCAGAACCTGAACATCATGGTACTGGCCAGCAGCAGCACCGTCGTGATGCAGGACGAGTCGTTCCCCGCATGCAAGATCGAGTTCTGA